A single region of the Silene latifolia isolate original U9 population chromosome 8, ASM4854445v1, whole genome shotgun sequence genome encodes:
- the LOC141597505 gene encoding cysteine-rich receptor-like protein kinase 10 gives MAFEVLFLILVLHVSISSCSDNAYVASKCEGNGVNPLELRSLFLGMSKAAGKTNYYALNTSGNGNDREVTMHGAYLCRGDVSSGQCNGCVSAAISHLFVYCKNAKSGVTWYEMCLVRFSTVAFFGIVNGDESIYKGTTRKMRTDKRAYLNLAGRLIQNMAVGFNRQDDNSGSYFKYQTETLDSSYVMVYTMAECTPDLSPFDCQMCLQILTYDIPALCSGSSSCWMLNPACIARYSSNAFLQTPVISPPPPTVPNDFTGSTPSLKRKRSLVLGIVIPLSIGLGILIISSLIYLHRKRREATIYGDLDGFGSLRSMIFTYASVKRATSNFAEVNKVGQGGFGEGKLSNGEVVAIKKLARNSGQGLDQFKNEVMLLARLQHKNLVKLIGFCMSKSERVLIYEFLPNSSLDRFLFGPRRGSLEWESRFRIIIGVAKAVLYLHEDSRLKIIHRDLKPSNILLDHQMNPKVADLGLARLFNDDQSQYDANGIVGTPGYMAPEYARQGKISAKSDVYSLGIVILEIVSGQRNGFSDQQPDEEGLIPRVSILT, from the exons ATGGCATTTGAGGTACTTTTTTTAATCCTAGTATTACATGTTAGTATTTCGAGCTGTTCCGACAACGCCTATGTTGCAAGCAAGTGTGAAGGTAATGGTGTAAACCCTCTTGAATTAAGAAGTCTTTTTTTGGGTATGAGCAAGGCAGCCGGTAAGACAAATTATTATGCTTTAAATACTTCCGGCAATGGAAATGACCGTGAAGTGACGATGCATGGTGCTTATTTGTGTCGAGGTGATGTATCGTCAGGTCAATGCAATGGGTGTGTTTCAGCGGCTATCAGTCATTTGTTCGTATATTGCAAGAATGCTAAGAGTGGTGTGACATGGTATGAGATGTGTTTAGTTCGGTTTTCGACTGTGGCTTTCTTTGGCATTGTTAATGGAGACGAGAGCATATACAAAGGTACAACGCGGAAAATGAGGACGGATAAAAGGGCGTATCTAAATTTGGCAGGGAGGCTAATTCAAAATATGGCCGTCGGATTTAATCGGCAAGATGACAACTCCGGTTCGTATTTCAAGTACCAAACCGAGACTCTAGACAGTAGCTACGTTATGGTGTACACAATGGCCGAGTGTACACCTGACTTGTCACCGTTTGACTGCCAAATGTGTCTTCAAATCCTAACGTACGACATTCCTGCCTTGTGCTCCGGGAGCAGTAGTTGTTGGATGTTAAATCCCGCTTGCATTGCCCGGTACAGTAGTAATGCGTTCTTACAAACGCCGGTTATCAGTCCACCACCACCTACAGTTCCTAACGACTTCACGGGTTCAACGCCAA GTTTGAAGAGGAAAAGATCATTGGTGCTTGGAATTGTTATCCCGTTGTCAATCGGATTGGGAATATTGATCATTTCTTCCCTTATTTATCTGCACCGAAAAAGGCGTGAAGCAACAATATATG GGGACTTGGATGGCTTTGGTAGCCTAAGATCTATGATATTTACTTATGCGAGTGTTAAAAGAGCGACGAGTAACTTCGCAGAGGTAAATAAAGTTGGACAAGGTGGTTTCGGAGAG GGAAAACTTTCAAATGGTGAAGTGGTGGCAATAAAAAAGCTCGCAAGAAACTCTGGACAAGGGTTAGATCAATTCAAGAATGAAGTCATGTTACTTGCGAGGCTACAACATAAGAATCTGGTGAAGTTGATTGGATTCTGCATGTCAAAATCCGAAAGAGTCCTAATCTACGAGTTCTTACCGAATTCAAGCCTCGATCGATTTCTTTTCG GCCCAAGGCGAGGTAGTCTAGAATGGGAATCTCGATTCAGAATTATCATAGGAGTTGCAAAAGCGGTTTTGTATCTACATGAAGATTCACGACTTAAGATCATTCACCGTGATCTTAAACCGAGCAACATCCTCCTTGATCATCAAATGAACCCTAAAGTTGCCGATCTCGGCCTTGCCAGATTATTTAACGATGATCAATCGCAATATGACGCAAACGGGATCGTAGGGACTCC AGGCTACATGGCTCCTGAGTACGCAAGACAAGGCAAGATTTCAGCAAAGTCCGATGTATATAGTCTAGGAATCGTGATTCTAGAAATCGTAAGTGGTCAAAGAAACGGCTTCTCTGACCAACAACCGGACGAGGAAGGTCTAATACCCCGCGTGAGTATTCTTACTTAG